The sequence GAAAGGCAGAAGCCAATCAGTGACTATGACataaaaatcctttaaatttacattttcaaaattaacaaTTTCAGGACCAAGAGTCTGCATTTgtacattttcaaatgcaacGATGACTTCTGAGCTGTCCTAAAGGCATCCAGCTTCTGCAAGCCACCGACTGGCCTCACACTGAAGTTAAGGCTGCACTAAAAGGGCTTCTCTTAAACATCAAAGACTGGTTTCCTTTGTAAATGAAGACCAAAATTTTTTGTCAGCCTTGTCTGAAGGTTTTGTCAACCTTCAGATCAGCTACCTTAGCTATCCTATCGAAGATGGGGAGTAAATTCTTTCTCTCATGGTAGACTAAGCTGGCTGGAAGCCACACAGTGATGCTGCCTCTCAATGAGGAAAAACGTCACCGACCATCTTTACACCTAGCATAAACCACGTTCAACCTCCCATGTTCAGAGCTCGGTGGAGGACAGCCACTGGGACACGTGACCTGCTGAGATGCTTaccaaaaaaaagctgtgatttttgAGCTCTCTATGCTGCTGTCAATCATTCAAAACATGCTTGGGTGTTGTTCTTTGGTACTCTTGCCAGAGACTGCTGGGCCTTGGACTACCTAGTACATCATCATTTCACTGGCAGGGGCTAAAAGAAAGCACTTCTGAACAGAGCAAGGCTTACAGACTGAAGATTTTGTACACAAGGGAGATCTTGCTCAAAGGCAGCACGCAGTGTAAATGTTTGTGCAAAACTGACTTGTCTCAGATTAAAATGCAATTGCACTGCTCTTGGTCTTCTCACACTGAAAAACTGACCGTTCCCCACGAGGGATGTGTTCATAGGGATAAGCTGGGCAGGACAAAAACAGTTCTTAAGAAAGGATCACTGAGTAAATGCAACTAAACCAATTCAGGGATTCACTCTGCCCAAAGTCCCAGTGAAGTTAAGGTGACTTTACAGCCCCATCAAGTGTTCACTCGAGGCTGAACAGCTTACacagtgaaacagaaaacttcagaagtCATCTGATACCAGAGCAACCCAACCAATGCCACATGCTTCCATTTGCACACTTTACCTTaacaactgctttctttttgtgataCTTCTCCCCCAGCTTTTTTGTGATGATTTTTACAACGATTTCCTGGAAGatttgaaaggaaggaaaaaaaaacattaaaatgacaaaatatataCAAACAATTACACAATCTAATTACACATGCAAGTCACTCTAACCCCAACCACAGTGACACTATAGACACAGTGAAGGAAGCAGCAACAGTAAAGACTCAGCATTCAGAAACTTGTCTTTATCCTTGAATTGTTGCCTCCAAGTATAATCTCtcaggacttttttttgttttacatattcAGTTACATTTTAATGTAGGATATAAAATGACAGCCCTCAATGGTTAAAGGGCAGCTCTTGATCTAAAAACCAGTCTTAGATGAAGTCTCTCAGCTCAAAGGCTGATGCTGAACTCTGCATCTCTGAGAGTCAACTACTAGTGTAGAAAGAAGAGGGCTGTAAGTCACGCCAGAATTTAAACACCATCTGCAGAGACTGATGGCACCAACTCCTTAATTAGAGAATTCCACCCCATCCGAGATCTGGCATATGATGTTTCAGACTGCAGATCATGGTCAACCAGGGAGAGTAATTCCTCCCAGATACTGTAATTTTTCACATTTGGCAGCTGGGAAAATGAGTGAATTTAGCTTGGGATCTGCTTTTGGATCTTTACATGCTTCAAATCACTAGCAGCTTTAGAGATGCAAAACTGGTCACATTTGTTTTAACAATATCTTTTAAGACACTTACAGGCTGCAACCAGTAGTCGGTTCGAgatattcttttcttctcttcttcaagctacagaacaacaacaaataatcaccatttatttcctccttttacCGCAGCTTCCCCATGCTTTCAAAAAGCTGAACCAATTCTCCAGACCCACATCAAGTGGGGAAAAGTACTACAAAGGTATGTCAGCGTTGTTTGCTGCACAAAAATGAATCTGATGAGATCCAGCAGTCCACGATAAAATGATGGagatttacatttatttctgtcaagataatttcttctcttgcaAAAGCTGTATTCCTTTATTTCCAACATGCGGATTGTGTGGGGAATAGGCACAGATgagcagcagaaaacagttttaaatgggAAGTGGGATAGTTTTGCCTGATAGGATGTGAAGGTCTGAATTCCACAAGAACTGAAGGTCTGAGGTAACTTCAAAGGGAGGCCCTGGCAGAGTGGACTCATTGGGGTTATAAAGACAGAGATCCTTGCACAATTGTTACCTCCATAATCTCATCCAGtgcagatttcttctttttctctttggacTGACCAGAGCCATGAGCcgattcttttcttttaactgcCCCTTCCGCCGCCTTCAGTGCACTCGGTCCAAGGACACTGCTGGAAGAGCAAGATGGCGTTTTCACAGCAGACCTCAACTTGTCTCCTCTACCAAGATGCATTTGAAGAACTGGCTGGACAAAAAGGCCTGATGATCTGTCTGACTTCAGTCGTGCAAAGTCATCTTCCAGACCACGCACGCCTCCTTCTCTAGGACTGCGCCTTGCAGCGAGAACTGATCTCGAGGTGTGAGTTCCACGTCCGCTGATGTTCGCTGCTAGCAGCCCAGCTGAACGAAAACAAATCCAGTGGGCAGTTCACCAGTGCAAAAGCAAAGAGGTGACTGGGGACTTGAGTTAAATGGTAAGGGCAAAAACAAGTCTGCAAATAAGAGTTTCAAATTTGTTTGGagtatttctttcaaatacGTGAATTAAAATGGCAAGCTTGGGGCTGTAGAGAAGCCGCCTGGACTGAGCGACTCTCCAACACAGGTAGAGGCCTGGAAATCCTTCCAGACAGAGATAATTAatcaggcagagggagggaaaaagaaggggaaattgTAGAAAAGGGCTCTACACCCAGCAAATAAACACCACCTTCAAGGTCATATGTAAAAACAGGCAAACAGCCTATGACttatgaaagaaaagagcaatctgcagaaatatttttatcttaggGATCAGGGAACACCTAGGTAAAGTGAGAAGTGCTTAAAGGCAGCCTGTATTTGCACGTTTTTGTAAAAAACATTTGGATGCAGTAAAAAATCTAGGTGTTTTCTCATTCATAAACATGAAGCAGGCTGCTGTGAGGTGGACAGTAACATAATCTTACTATGGCCTTACGACAAATCTCAGGTTTTGCTGGTGGTCTGTCGTGAGGACGTTGGAGGTACTAGCAAAGGGAAGGTTCATAATGGGAGTGAGACACAGAAATGGCAatagaaacaaaactgagagaaaaatcaaatgtgTTTCAAAGGAAGACTGGAAAACCTCCATAACAGAGCTCTAGAAGAAGCGGCACATTAAATCACAAATCCAACAGCAggtacttaaaataaaattccatcTAGGgcaaaatacaattaaaacatAACTGCAATGCCCACGCTTAAGAAGGAAAATTACGTTTCTGTGAGGTCACTAAGGGATTCCCAGGTGCCAGGACTAAACCAAACCTTACTTAAGGTATTCTTTAAGGACCCTGGGACAAAGAGTGAGAGACCACCAATGCTATTCAGGTGTGCCATCAGTATGGACGGCAAGAAAGAACTGGATGCAAGAAAGGACTGGTTTACCTTGAAAACCGTGTTTTACAAGAGACAAAATTAACTAGCGCATTAGGCGAGCTCACATACTTTGGAACAGTTTacagaacagaagcagaaaagggtCTAGCTATAATCGTGGATGACAACTACCAACGTAGACCAACCACGACAGTCAAACACAACCCTGAGGCATCGAGACAGGCAAGTATTAGTGCCTTGCATAAGCCACGGTGAGGTTTCCTTTGCAGCATACACAAATTGGATCAGCTCTCCTGTTCCAAGAAAGTTTAGCTGACTCTGGAACAAGGACAAGGAAGGGATTAGGAAAACAAGGCTATCACAGTACAAGCCTGCTCGTGCAGCACAGGAAGGGCTGAAAGGTTAAAGCTGTTCTCTATATACATTTATTGCCTGAGGAAAAAGAATCACCGGGGAGAAAAACAACCATTTACATTAAACACCCACACCAACACAACACCAACTGGTATAAACTGGCCGTGACTGCATTAGACAGAAAACTGCAGACAAGTTCCTAAACATTAGGGCAAACAGGTTCTGAAGGAACTCCCTGTGGGATTATAGGGCTGGGGAGCCCCTGACCGTGTACAGCACAGGCTGATCAATGTGTGGACAGGTCTGTGCGCGGGTACATCTGCAGTGCTGTGGATCGGAGTGGGTGACCTTGGCCATAGCTCCTGCCCATTCCTTAATTAGAAGTGATTCTAATCTTGTCCACTACAGCAGCCCTGTTAAGAAGGGATTTGAGGACTTAagttctcaaaggaaaaaataaacccaggccCTCAGTTTACTCAAAGGCAGTGAGCATCAGAAGCCGTGCCTGCAGTGGTGATTCTCAGCTCCGTGTCAGCCACACGGACACACAACAGAGGGCACACCTCCCCTCTCACCCCCATTCTCAGTAAGTCTCCAACTACACCTCTGTACCCAACAATCAGCAGCCCCACATCCTCCAAAATCCACCATCCACAACCTACGGCCTCTTGGCCCTATTTCTGCCCCCACTCAGGAAATGCAAGCGCTAATCCTCGGCAGGATTCTGCAGCGTGTGGTATCAGGTTGAACTCAAATGATCCTCAGTAGCAGCCAACACATCTCACAGCTGCAGAACACACCTTTAGGCTGACACAGGGAGGCAGGATTCACTTCAGTCATACATGGAAACTATATTCCCAGTGACAGATAAACCGCAGGCTGGTCACCTTACTGTGAAGGAGACATCCAAATTTTGCTTCAACACTACCATTACGAAGCTTCCATACAAGTACCTATCATATACTATGAAAAAATGAGACCTCCCGATACGTGATTTCACATTCCGCCAAATTTTAGCGAGCACCCTAAAAGCAAACCTGAATTCTTCACTGAAACCATTCAAGAGAGCATCTGCATTAAGTTTCAAACTCATCTTAAGCACAACTCAACGCTTAGGGATAATTTACAAGTATTCTGCAAAGCCTGCATCTGTATCTCTTACTGCAAAGAACTACTTTGTCTCATTTTCTGCCTGGCATATCTCCCATCAGATACCTTATCTAGAAGCTAAGCTTATGATGAGAAGCAAGCTTTCGTTTTACATGCAATACATTTAATTACGATATTGCCTCACAAGAAAAGATGTAATGCTCATCCCACGGTTCCACAGACTGCTATAAGTATGTATTATTTGCGTTATTGATCCCTTTTGTCCGTGTTGCTTGTGGTTATATGATGACTATTAAATTCGTGAGCTTCAGAAAGATTTACATCAGGTAGATTCAGCTCCTTTAAAGATGATCAGGAAAAGCGTTACCTCCAATTAGACAAAGTAATCAAAGCTTTTAGGAACTGAAACGAACAAGTCATGAACACCCATTCACAGAAGGCAGCTAGGACTAGATGGGATTCACCTTAAACAGTTTGATTAGATCCCTTATCCACCCTCGCACATAACAATCTCTTCCTAGAGGAACCTATTACTACCTATTACCTTGTTGGCATCTACCACAAACCTTAGTGAATTCAAGAAGGCTCCTCACAGCATACGGTTAAGATCTAACTATTCATCCACCTAAAATACAAAAGGAACCATGAAGTCGCCTCGTATCCCCTCCTGAATAAATGTCAGGAAGAGATAGCAGACCCCAGATACTCCAGGACAACATACATCTTCCAATACAAACACCACTGACATGTAAGTAATTTGTAAAAGTCAAGGTTGCCCTTAAATTCTTTTCTCACCTGGTTTTAGAAGATGCTGCTACTGAAGTACTTGCTcctttgtttaaattaaatgcaacttaaaaaaaaaaaaaaaggaaaaaagaattactCTATCTTTAAATGCAAGTACATTGAAAGGTGTTACAATTTTAACAATCCGCAAATGGGAAAGGTCGTAAGTTTGAAAATACttactaatttttgttttagcttttaaaataaaaaagttcaaaaaatatacacaaaaattCTCTGTAATTCCACATTTCCGTTGCTCTTTTTAACTTATCTCAAAGCACTTTGTGAAGCACTGAGCAAGCCTTAGTTCTCATCACATTTTAGTCCCAAGATCAGCTTCTGTAAGTTCTAGAAAACTGCACGTTTCAAGAACTGgttacctttttcttcttcattttctctgttcagTTCAGTATAGACTGGTGCCTCCTGCCAAAAGGATACAAAATAGATTTCAGAAAGCTGAGCCAaggtatcatttttttttgtgatcatTGATTAGCTCAGTTTTACAGACCACTGTGAGGTTATCTAGTAACTGTAATAATCTGCCTGGCTTGATTCATACAATTATAAATTGAAAACATTATCTCATCACAGGCTCCTGTGCAAAATTAACTACTCAACGCTCTCCAGAGATGCTGTCTAAACTTGTTTGATTCCAGCATGAAAGGAAAGCGGGCTTACCTtaagttttctcattttgaacCAGCATGATTAGACTGGTTTTTGGACAGACTGAcaacctgaagaagaaaaatactggaatCTTTCCAGATTTTTAGTACTAAAGGCTCAGACCATTTAAATTTCAATTAGTTTTAAATTAAGGAAAAGATAATTGTTTACAACAGCATTTAAATGTACCTATCAACACCCAGGATCAAATGGGAGGTCTCAATCCCAGGCAACAACGTGTAGGGAAGTTGTGGAACGATGCCAAAGGAGCAGCTCCCAAACTGCATGCCGGGACTATCTAAAAACTTTTGACTTTGTGGATTTGATTATTTCAGCCTCCCAAGTTACCTTAGCCTCCCTACTGTACTTATTTGCAGCCctaaaagtttttaaaacatcataAATGTAGACATCATACTGGACACTCTTTATTCTCCTACCTTAAATTCAGgattttttaattgctaatcACTTGAAGGGAACTATTACTCATTTGGTAGTAAAGCAAGCCAGATACACAGCAATTCCAAGCTTTCCTCCAGAGCAGGTTACAACCTTAGATAAACGTTTAACAGAAGTTTCAGAACATAAATGAAGTAATGTGATGATTTTAGCATGGGAGAAGACAGCCTAAATCAAACTTAAAATGGCTAGGATCAGACAGTAAAATGGGGAAATAATTTTCCTCTTGGTTTAGAGAAGAACAGCGATGTAAATGCAGCCACATTTGCCCACTGCTCCCCGGTTTGAACTGGTGCTCAGCTTGTAACCTCATGCATGAAGATTACTCTTCACCTTTTAACTGACTGCAAAGGAAATGCCAGTGGAAGGATCCTAGCAGCATTAACTTAACTGAGAGGAAATATAAGGTAGTTTTCCTCACCAGTTCTTTCCCCTCCAAGCCTCTTCTAACTTGCTGTTCGATGAATTTAGCAGTTTTTTCTTCATCGTCAAGgtcttgtttcttcttcctctcttgctCCTGTTGCCTGCGAATAGTCTCTGGGTCCCTATCAATATACTGAATGTACCAGCCTTTTGGAGTCTCATCCACCTTGCAAAGACctaaaaaaacacaagaaaaagaaagtttaataTTAACAAACAACAAGCGAGGAACGAAGAATACATCAAGATCATTTTCATAGCTCGCGTTTGCCGTAACAGGGCAAATACTTTTTTGTGTACTTCATAGGGAGACAACCTACCCCTTACTGGCCTAGTAAAATTGACTTTGAATCATCTTTAGTGAttgtttcttcccttcagcTAGCCAGTTCTATGTGGAAATAGGCcagaatacaaaataaagtGGACAAAATGCTTTACAGCACTTTCCTTATTGAAGGAAAGGCTTCCTTCCCATTGTTTTAAcgaggaagaaaacagaaacctAACCTCTATAAACACCACACACTAATAGCAATGTACTATAGGAAACTTCACTATGCTCCCTTACTGTTACTGCCACTCAGAGTGGCTTTTCAAACGCTAAATGACTCATGAATGTACCCTGTAGCACACAGGCAATTAAGCCAATGTAAACTTTGTCATATCAGAGTGCCACACAATCTCTGTTCCCCCCACTGAACGCAAAATTGCTTAAATCTTTTCATTAGGCCGAGAATGAAAACAACTGCTTGCTTCTTGTCACCTTAAATCCTGAAGGGTTCTGCATTTGTAAGAGATGTCCTGCCacagtttttactttttaaatggcAACTCTTGGAAGCTGACTTAGGATTTAACAATAGCTCCAGTAACTACAGGAAAGGTTCGTGATTGATGCATTTCTCCCAGACCTCTGGCACTTTCCATAAGCAAATTCCTAATGGTTAGCACAGAAGTGTGTTTGGGCATCTGTTACACACAtacaggagggaaggggaagaaaggaaaaggaaacggGAGAACTAACACAAATGCTTACTGATTCCTTGTCAGCAACGCAATTATCCAATCATTTTAGAACTTCCTGACCCTGACCAACTCTATTTACCTTCTCTCCCCAACCATTTCGTAAAATCAGTCAGCGTTTCCCACTGCGTGGCGTTCATGTGGATGTGCTCGCGGTGACTGATGTATTCGTTGTACACGATGTTATTGTGGACTCTCTTTGTTCCTGAAACAGAATTATTATTAAACTAAGTACAGGACCTAGGAGAAACCAAGCAAAATGGAATCAAGAgacaacattaaaaacaaacaataagaTATTTACCAAATCGTCTCCTGAGCAGCTCTAGGAAATCATTTCGGAATTCCCTTAGGGgataaaaagaaagtattttaggAAAACGTAAACAATTACGAAGACATTTATCATTGTCATTAGCAGTGAAATGTCTGCAGCATAAACAGGAGCATTCTTTGAGCTGAGCGTGATGAAATTCAGCCGCTCGTTTCCCTCTTTTCAGTGAGGTGGCACTAAGTGCAGCGTGTCCGCACAAAGAAACGCAGCATGCTACACGCCCGTACAAGTTAAATCCTCCGAAGGCTAATACCCTTTCAAAGggataaaacagaaagaatgaaGCCTGAACACTTCCCGCTAACTGCTGGTATTTCATTACCAGGTATCTTCCCGGGTTGACTAACGCTGACACAAAACACAAGGCAGGacaaagggcagcagcaggttgggGAGATTGATCACTCATTTCCCCGCTAATTCAATGGCAGGAGGATAAAGCCTCCCTTCAGCCCAGTGCCGCAGACAGCTGCGGTCAGCCCCGCTGTCAGGCAGGTCAGCTGGACAAAGGAACGAGGGAAACAGCGAGACACAGGGCAGACCACCGGCTTCTTATCTCCCTGCGATGGTTTTCAGCTCTTTGTAACTCTGAGTGTGACAGCCGCTGAGCTGGGGCACAACAGGGGCATAATTTGTACGGGAGAGCAACTTAAAACAGGACTCAGACGTGGGATAAAACTGTCACATTTGGGCTAAAAATCTGGGAGAAAAAACTGCCTCATTTGGGGGTGTAAAAAATCTCAAATGGGATGAGACCGTCAGATTTTAAACATCGTGGCTCCCTGAAATCTCTGCATGCTTTCAAAAGGAAACTTTTCAAAGAGCCATTAAAAAACTTAGCTGGCACTAAAACGTATCAGAATGAAGTGTCTTCAGTGGGACATAACTCGCCTTAAGAGGTCTGGCTGTGCAGATCCGACACAGGAATGCAGAGCTGGGTAGGAAGACGTAGCAAACTTACTCAGAGAAGTAATTCAGGAATTGCTGGGGATTCTCAGAAGCCAGCAGCAGTTGTCTCTGGTGGGACTCGGACATGCAGTGACATTTGAAGCCATTCTGTAAgataaaaataactattttagcTTTGTCTCAATTAGTAACAGGCAGCTGAAAATTATTAGAAGTGTTTTATAAGCGGATGTCTCACGTAAAACACCTTAACCGAGTTCAGTCTTGCCTGTCATCACTGGAAAGAGAACAGGATTTGATCTTCTTGGGTGAAAGGAAGAGGACAGCAGAACGAGCTGAAGAACAGTATGCTTACACATCCACCGGGGGTTTTACTTCTCTTCCAAAAGCACGTTAAAATGTCTGTTCATGAAGGACAGAAAACTAAAAGCACAGTTACCCCAAGTGGAGGTGCTTTTAGGGTGCAACCCCGGTGGAaaccaggaggaagaggacacTCGCATCCCATGAGCACCTGGCCCCAATTGAACAGACAAGTGAAAAGAGGGGGGAAGGGTCAGAAAAAACCCATCTCTTTCTAACAGGAGAAGCAGGGAAGGTACTGAGACAGCATGAGAATTGCTGCACTTCAGACATGCAGCATCTTGATGCTCAGACATGAGCATCACTGAGCTCACCCCGAGCCCAAGGGAAGCCACGACCAACCTAAACTCCTCTCTAGGGCTGGTGAGAGCCACCTCGCTCTTATCCCCACTGCCCTGTCAAGGTTGTGGGGGTGAATCACCCCAGCGGGGTGGTTTGGGACCATCCTATGCTCCCTCTCACCCAGGGCTGATCAATCACCGTGCTGGGGATTGACTGTGCCCAAAAAAGGCCTGGGACCATCATGCTTTGTCCATTGTGGTTCAAAACTTCTCCCAGACGGGGACTGGTGATCCCAGTGGGATAAATCCCTATCCCCATTGATCAGCAGCCCTTGAGGTCCCACCCAGCTTCTCCCAAGGGGATTTTGGTCCACACAGCAGTGGCTGCAAATCCCAGAGCCCGAGAATCCTCCCCAAAAGCAAACAGGGATCCCTGGCTCCGAATGAACGAGATCCAGCCTCTCCCTGACAGGCTCACACCCCACGGGCAAGACGAGAACCCACAAAAGGCGACCGATGGACGGCTACCAGCCCTGCAACCCCTGCTGGGGACCCCTACGAG comes from Anser cygnoides isolate HZ-2024a breed goose chromosome 1, Taihu_goose_T2T_genome, whole genome shotgun sequence and encodes:
- the KIN gene encoding DNA/RNA-binding protein KIN17 isoform X1 is translated as MGKSDFLSPKAIANRIKSKGLQKLRWYCQMCQKQCRDENGFKCHCMSESHQRQLLLASENPQQFLNYFSEEFRNDFLELLRRRFGTKRVHNNIVYNEYISHREHIHMNATQWETLTDFTKWLGREGLCKVDETPKGWYIQYIDRDPETIRRQQEQERKKKQDLDDEEKTAKFIEQQVRRGLEGKELEAPVYTELNRENEEEKVAFNLNKGASTSVAASSKTSSVLGPSALKAAEGAVKRKESAHGSGQSKEKKKKSALDEIMELEEEKKRISRTDYWLQPEIVVKIITKKLGEKYHKKKAVVKEVIDKYTAVVKMIDSGDKLKLDQTHLETVIPAPGKKVMVLNGGYRGNEGILESINEKKFSATIIIDSGPLKGRRVEGIQYEDISKLA
- the KIN gene encoding DNA/RNA-binding protein KIN17 isoform X2; translation: MGKSDFLSPKAIANRIKSKGLQKLRWYCQMCQKQCRDENGFKCHCMSESHQRQLLLASENPQQFLNYFSEEFRNDFLELLRRRFGTKRVHNNIVYNEYISHREHIHMNATQWETLTDFTKWLGREGLCKVDETPKGWYIQYIDRDPETIRRQQEQERKKKQDLDDEEKTAKFIEQQVRRGLEGKELEAPVYTELNRENEEEKVAFNLNKGASTSVAASSKTSVLGPSALKAAEGAVKRKESAHGSGQSKEKKKKSALDEIMELEEEKKRISRTDYWLQPEIVVKIITKKLGEKYHKKKAVVKEVIDKYTAVVKMIDSGDKLKLDQTHLETVIPAPGKKVMVLNGGYRGNEGILESINEKKFSATIIIDSGPLKGRRVEGIQYEDISKLA